One Polaribacter sp. SA4-12 genomic window carries:
- the ccoG gene encoding cytochrome c oxidase accessory protein CcoG encodes METPENEKFRDSIGTIDKSGKRSWVFPKKPSGIFYKYRSYVSYFLLIILLSAPFIKINGNQFLLFNVLERKFNIFGFPFWPQDFHLLVVSLIIGVVFIILFTVVFGRIFCGWICPQTIFLEMVFRKIEYWIDGDRGKQIRLSKQPWNAEKIRKRVLKWIIFFIISFVIANVFLAYLIGGDTLISYITGDPLDNVSTLISLTIFTCVFYFIFAWFREQVCIIACPYGRLQGVLLDNKTINVAYDYVRGEGEKGRAKFRKNEDRAEVGKGDCIDCKQCVVVCPTNIDIRNGTQLECVNCTACIDECDHMMESVGLPKGLIRYASEDSIAKKIPFKLNARIKGYSAVLLILIGILIGMLFLRNDVEATILRLPGQLYQHKDNNIISNVYTFKVINKTTKDINDVSYKLLSHKGTIKLVSNHDFIVPKQGLAEGTLFIELNASALKGDKDKLEIGVYSGDKLIETTITNFLGPRSYK; translated from the coding sequence ATGGAAACTCCTGAAAACGAGAAATTTAGAGATAGTATCGGTACGATTGATAAATCTGGTAAACGTTCTTGGGTTTTTCCTAAAAAACCGAGTGGAATTTTTTATAAGTACAGGTCGTATGTTAGCTATTTTTTGCTCATAATCTTACTTTCAGCTCCATTTATAAAAATTAACGGAAATCAATTTTTACTATTTAATGTTTTAGAACGTAAGTTTAATATTTTCGGATTTCCTTTTTGGCCACAAGACTTTCATTTATTAGTTGTTTCATTGATAATTGGAGTGGTGTTTATCATTCTTTTTACCGTAGTTTTTGGTCGTATTTTCTGCGGATGGATTTGTCCACAAACCATCTTTCTAGAAATGGTTTTTAGAAAAATAGAATATTGGATCGATGGAGATAGAGGAAAACAAATTCGTTTAAGTAAACAACCTTGGAATGCAGAAAAAATTAGAAAAAGAGTTCTGAAATGGATTATTTTCTTTATAATTTCTTTCGTCATTGCAAATGTGTTTTTAGCTTATTTAATTGGTGGAGATACATTAATTAGTTACATCACTGGAGATCCTTTAGATAATGTTAGTACACTTATTTCATTAACAATATTTACGTGTGTTTTCTATTTTATTTTTGCATGGTTTAGAGAACAAGTATGTATTATAGCTTGTCCTTATGGTAGGTTACAAGGAGTTTTATTAGATAATAAAACGATTAATGTAGCTTATGATTATGTACGTGGAGAAGGTGAGAAAGGAAGGGCGAAATTCAGAAAAAATGAAGACAGAGCTGAAGTTGGAAAAGGAGATTGTATAGATTGTAAACAATGTGTTGTTGTTTGCCCAACAAATATTGATATCAGAAATGGTACACAGTTAGAGTGTGTAAATTGTACAGCTTGTATTGATGAGTGCGATCATATGATGGAGAGTGTTGGCTTACCAAAAGGATTAATTAGGTATGCGAGTGAAGATAGTATTGCTAAAAAGATTCCATTTAAGTTAAATGCAAGAATTAAAGGTTATTCTGCAGTCTTATTAATTTTAATAGGTATTTTAATAGGAATGTTGTTTTTAAGAAACGATGTTGAAGCTACAATTTTAAGATTACCAGGTCAATTGTATCAACATAAAGACAATAATATTATTAGTAATGTATATACTTTTAAAGTAATTAATAAAACAACAAAGGATATAAATGATGTTAGCTATAAATTATTATCACATAAAGGAACTATAAAATTAGTTTCTAATCACGATTTTATTGTGCCTAAACAAGGTTTAGCTGAAGGTACTTTATTTATAGAGTTAAATGCTTCTGCATTAAAAGGTGATAAAGATAAGCTAGAAATAGGTGTTTATAGTGGTGATAAATTAATTGAAACAACAATAACTAACTTTCTTGGACCAAGAAGTTATAAATAA
- a CDS encoding cbb3-type cytochrome c oxidase N-terminal domain-containing protein, whose product MKKYFQSTIYVIFVIVTFLALAKSFMVYENPLDIYENPLVWVALIGFILVVVLKEMVNVIAISKATELQNEKLGIVPEEGNAWIKKLIHSWTDTKDIDEEEEIILDHNYDGIQELDNNLPPWWVYMFYATIVFAVVYLVRFHVLDGDTQIVEYNKEVAEAKASLKKYKSTATDLITADNVTLLTDAKDLGRGKAIFKLNCASCHLADGGGSIGPNLTDEFWILGGGVKNVFTTISNGGRDGKGMIAWNKTLKAADMAKVASYVISLQGTTPANGKAAQGEKWVVEEATK is encoded by the coding sequence ATGAAAAAATATTTTCAATCTACGATATATGTAATTTTTGTAATTGTTACGTTTTTAGCGCTTGCAAAGTCGTTTATGGTGTACGAAAACCCATTAGATATTTATGAGAACCCGTTAGTTTGGGTAGCTCTAATTGGTTTTATTTTGGTAGTTGTTTTAAAAGAAATGGTAAATGTAATTGCCATTAGTAAAGCAACTGAACTTCAAAATGAAAAACTAGGTATTGTTCCTGAAGAAGGTAATGCATGGATTAAGAAATTAATACATTCTTGGACAGATACTAAAGATATTGACGAAGAAGAGGAAATAATTTTAGATCATAATTATGACGGAATTCAGGAGTTAGATAATAATTTACCACCTTGGTGGGTATATATGTTTTATGCAACAATTGTTTTTGCTGTAGTTTATTTAGTAAGATTCCATGTTTTAGACGGGGATACTCAAATAGTAGAGTATAATAAAGAAGTTGCTGAAGCAAAAGCATCATTAAAAAAATACAAATCAACTGCTACAGATTTAATCACTGCAGATAATGTAACTTTATTAACAGATGCTAAAGATTTAGGGAGAGGTAAAGCTATTTTTAAATTAAACTGTGCATCTTGTCACCTTGCAGATGGTGGTGGATCTATTGGTCCTAATTTAACAGATGAATTCTGGATATTAGGAGGAGGAGTGAAAAATGTTTTTACAACTATCTCTAATGGAGGTAGAGACGGTAAAGGAATGATTGCTTGGAATAAAACCTTAAAAGCTGCAGATATGGCTAAGGTAGCAAGTTATGTGATTTCTTTACAAGGAACTACACCTGCAAATGGAAAAGCAGCACAAGGAGAAAAGTGGGTAGTAGAAGAAGCAACTAAATAA
- a CDS encoding CcoQ/FixQ family Cbb3-type cytochrome c oxidase assembly chaperone — protein MFKFIKGHLETITGIEIYPLISLIIFFTFFVGLFFWVVTAKKEYINTVSNLPLDN, from the coding sequence ATGTTTAAATTTATCAAAGGTCATCTTGAGACTATTACTGGTATAGAAATATATCCTTTAATATCATTAATCATTTTCTTTACCTTTTTTGTAGGCTTATTTTTCTGGGTTGTTACAGCTAAAAAAGAATATATTAATACAGTAAGTAATTTACCATTAGATAATTAA
- the ccoN gene encoding cytochrome-c oxidase, cbb3-type subunit I yields MEMQQFYYDNKIVKNFIYATLLWGIVGMSVGLLLAFLFLFPNLTDGIPWLSFGRLRPLHTNAVIFAFVGNAIFAGVYYSLQRLLKARMASNFLSNFNFWGWQLIIVAAAITLPLGYTSSKEYAELEWPIDIAIALVWVAFGVNMIWTILQRRQRHLYVAIWFYLATFVTVAVLHIFNSLALPVGFLKSYSVYAGVQDALVQWWYGHNAVAFFLTTPFLGLMYYFVPKAANRPVYSYRLSIVHFWSLIFLYIWAGPHHLLYTALPEWAQNLGVAFSIMLIAPSWGGMINGLLTLRGAWDKVRTDPVLKFMVVAITGYGMATFEGPMLSLKNVNAIAHFSDWIIAHVHVGALAWNGFFTFGMLYWLVPRMFKTKLHSLALANFHFWIGTLGIIMYTLPMYVAGFVQASMWKQFNPDGSLTYGNFLETVNEIIPMYWMRAIGGTLFILGAFVMLYNVIRTVRSGTAVTDDLAEAAALTKVSEHRTKGEGWHTWLERKPIKLTIYATIAILIGGAVQIIPTLLVKSNIPTISSVKPYTPLELEGRDIYIREGCVGCHSQMVRPFRSEVERYGEYSKAGEFVYDHPFLWGSKRTGPDLHRIGQKYNDSWHLNHMYDPQSTSPGSIMPSYKWLVRDELDKSDIETKMEVMVTLGVPYTEDEIANAQQHMLDQGTKIEQNLYADPDFAKNYEADKKYAEENGEVFIEMKNREIVAVIAYIQRLGTDIKVKDEQKTTKN; encoded by the coding sequence ATGGAGATGCAACAGTTTTATTACGATAATAAAATCGTTAAGAATTTTATCTACGCAACACTACTATGGGGAATAGTAGGTATGTCAGTAGGTTTACTCTTAGCTTTTTTGTTTTTATTCCCTAACCTTACAGACGGAATTCCTTGGTTAAGTTTTGGACGTTTAAGACCTTTACATACAAATGCTGTAATTTTTGCCTTTGTAGGAAATGCAATTTTTGCAGGAGTTTATTATTCTCTTCAACGATTGTTAAAAGCGAGAATGGCAAGTAACTTTTTAAGTAACTTCAATTTTTGGGGTTGGCAATTAATTATTGTTGCTGCAGCTATTACTTTACCTTTAGGATATACATCATCTAAAGAATATGCAGAGTTAGAATGGCCAATAGATATTGCAATTGCACTTGTTTGGGTTGCTTTTGGTGTAAATATGATTTGGACGATCTTACAAAGAAGACAACGTCATTTATATGTAGCAATTTGGTTTTATTTAGCAACATTTGTAACCGTAGCTGTACTTCATATATTTAATAGTTTAGCATTACCAGTTGGTTTCTTAAAATCTTATTCTGTTTATGCAGGTGTGCAAGATGCTCTTGTGCAATGGTGGTATGGGCATAATGCTGTGGCATTTTTCTTAACAACTCCATTTTTAGGTTTAATGTATTATTTTGTTCCTAAAGCAGCAAACAGACCAGTATATTCTTATAGATTATCTATAGTACACTTTTGGTCATTAATTTTCTTATACATTTGGGCAGGACCACACCATTTATTATATACAGCTTTACCAGAATGGGCTCAGAATTTAGGAGTTGCATTTTCTATTATGTTAATTGCTCCATCTTGGGGTGGTATGATAAATGGATTGTTAACCTTGCGTGGAGCTTGGGATAAAGTTAGAACAGATCCTGTTTTAAAATTTATGGTAGTTGCAATTACAGGTTATGGTATGGCTACTTTTGAAGGACCAATGTTATCTTTAAAAAATGTAAATGCAATTGCTCACTTTAGTGATTGGATTATTGCCCACGTTCACGTTGGTGCATTAGCTTGGAACGGATTCTTTACGTTTGGAATGTTGTATTGGTTAGTACCAAGAATGTTTAAAACAAAATTACACTCTTTAGCATTAGCAAATTTCCATTTCTGGATTGGTACTTTAGGTATTATAATGTACACATTACCAATGTATGTAGCAGGTTTTGTACAAGCTTCTATGTGGAAACAATTTAATCCTGATGGATCTTTAACTTATGGTAACTTCTTAGAAACTGTAAACGAAATTATACCAATGTATTGGATGCGTGCAATTGGAGGTACTTTATTTATTCTAGGAGCATTCGTAATGTTATATAATGTTATTAGAACAGTTAGATCAGGAACTGCTGTAACAGATGATTTAGCAGAAGCTGCAGCATTAACAAAAGTTTCTGAACACAGAACTAAAGGTGAAGGATGGCATACTTGGTTAGAAAGAAAACCAATTAAATTAACAATTTATGCAACTATTGCAATCTTAATTGGAGGAGCGGTTCAGATTATTCCAACATTATTGGTAAAATCTAATATTCCAACAATTAGTAGTGTAAAACCTTATACTCCTTTAGAATTAGAAGGACGTGATATTTATATTAGAGAAGGTTGTGTTGGTTGTCACTCTCAAATGGTAAGACCTTTTAGAAGTGAGGTTGAGCGTTATGGAGAATATTCTAAAGCAGGTGAGTTTGTATATGATCATCCATTTTTATGGGGATCTAAACGTACAGGTCCAGATTTACATAGAATTGGTCAAAAATATAATGATAGCTGGCATTTAAACCACATGTACGATCCACAAAGTACTTCGCCAGGTTCTATTATGCCATCTTATAAATGGTTAGTTAGAGATGAACTTGATAAATCTGACATTGAAACAAAAATGGAAGTGATGGTTACTTTAGGTGTACCATATACTGAAGATGAAATTGCAAATGCACAACAGCATATGTTAGATCAAGGAACTAAAATTGAGCAAAATTTATATGCAGATCCTGATTTTGCAAAAAATTATGAAGCTGATAAAAAATATGCTGAAGAAAACGGAGAAGTTTTTATAGAAATGAAGAACAGAGAAATTGTAGCTGTAATTGCTTATATCCAACGTTTAGGAACTGATATAAAAGTTAAAGACGAACAAAAAACAACTAAAAACTAA
- the ccoS gene encoding cbb3-type cytochrome oxidase assembly protein CcoS — MSVIYLLLTISIIVAILFFIAFIYSVRTGQFDDSYTPSVRMLFDDELVKEKKEKSTKD, encoded by the coding sequence ATGAGCGTAATATACCTACTACTAACTATTAGTATAATAGTGGCAATCTTATTTTTTATCGCATTTATTTATTCAGTAAGAACTGGGCAATTTGATGATTCATATACGCCATCAGTTCGCATGCTGTTTGATGATGAATTGGTGAAAGAGAAAAAAGAAAAATCAACTAAAGACTAA
- the hemN gene encoding oxygen-independent coproporphyrinogen III oxidase gives MTKSLVQKYNIPGPRYTSYPTVPYWNKEGIDKQDWIQSFQISFKESNSTEGISIYIHLPFCESLCTFCACHKHITKRHEVEEEYIETVLKEWKLYVALVDETPIVKELHLGGGTPTFFSKENLEYLMDGIFSLSNKHPEAEFSFEGHPSNTTKEQLQTLFNCGFTRVSFGVQDYNEKVQKAIHRIQPFTEVEQVTKWSREIGYTSVSHDLIFGLPFQTKENVIYTINKTKELQPDRISFYSYAHVPWVKGVGQRGFNEDDLPKNDEKRELYEIGKELFAELGYVEIGMDHFALKTDSLYEATINKTLHRNFMGYTANKTQLMVGLGMSAISDSWYAFAQNVKTVKEYQKVVNEGVLPIFRGHLLSEEDRVIRKHILNIMCHFTTSWEEDTMKIKNIETHLALLSEMEQDGLVKIDVKSKSLSIPESARPYVRNICMAFDVHLLKNKPKTQLFSMTI, from the coding sequence ATGACAAAATCATTAGTACAAAAATATAATATTCCAGGACCAAGATATACGAGTTATCCAACGGTACCTTATTGGAATAAAGAAGGAATTGATAAACAAGACTGGATTCAATCTTTTCAAATATCTTTCAAAGAAAGTAATTCTACAGAAGGAATTAGTATTTATATTCACCTTCCTTTTTGTGAAAGTTTGTGTACTTTTTGTGCATGTCATAAACATATAACAAAACGTCATGAAGTTGAAGAAGAATATATTGAAACGGTTTTAAAAGAATGGAAATTGTATGTTGCTTTGGTTGATGAAACTCCGATTGTTAAAGAATTACATTTAGGTGGAGGAACTCCTACTTTTTTCTCAAAAGAGAATTTAGAATACTTAATGGATGGAATTTTTTCACTGTCAAACAAACATCCAGAAGCCGAATTTAGTTTTGAAGGTCATCCAAGTAATACAACCAAAGAACAATTACAAACGTTGTTTAATTGTGGTTTTACAAGAGTTAGTTTTGGTGTGCAAGATTATAATGAAAAAGTACAAAAAGCAATTCATAGAATTCAACCTTTTACAGAAGTAGAACAAGTTACAAAATGGTCTAGAGAAATTGGATATACTTCTGTAAGTCACGATTTAATTTTTGGTTTGCCTTTTCAAACAAAAGAAAACGTAATTTATACCATCAACAAAACCAAAGAATTACAACCAGATAGAATTTCATTTTACAGTTATGCACATGTGCCTTGGGTAAAAGGTGTTGGTCAAAGAGGTTTTAATGAGGACGATTTACCTAAGAATGATGAAAAAAGAGAGCTTTACGAAATAGGTAAAGAACTTTTTGCTGAATTAGGTTATGTAGAAATTGGTATGGATCATTTTGCTTTAAAAACGGATAGTTTGTATGAAGCAACCATCAACAAAACATTACACAGAAATTTTATGGGTTATACAGCCAATAAAACGCAGTTAATGGTTGGTTTGGGAATGTCTGCAATTTCAGATTCTTGGTATGCGTTTGCTCAAAATGTAAAAACGGTAAAAGAATATCAGAAAGTTGTAAATGAAGGTGTACTTCCAATTTTTAGAGGACATCTATTATCCGAAGAAGATAGAGTTATCAGAAAACACATTTTAAATATTATGTGTCATTTTACCACTTCGTGGGAAGAAGATACAATGAAGATAAAAAACATTGAAACACATTTAGCATTGTTAAGCGAAATGGAGCAAGATGGATTGGTTAAAATTGATGTAAAATCAAAATCATTATCAATACCAGAAAGCGCAAGGCCTTATGTAAGAAACATTTGTATGGCTTTTGATGTTCATTTATTAAAAAACAAACCAAAAACACAATTGTTCTCAATGACAATTTAA
- the deoD gene encoding purine-nucleoside phosphorylase yields MSVHIAAKKGEIAETVLLPGDPMRAKWIADTFLKDIVQYNDVRGMLGFTGTYNGNKISVQGTGMGIPSTLIYCTELIVDYGVKNLIRVGSAGSYQKDVKIRDIVLAMAASTNSGLNTIRFNGADFAPTASFKLFQKAIEVAKEKNISIKAGGILSSDEFYADEFESYKKWADYGVLCVEMETAGLYTVAAKHNVNALSILTISDSLVTKERTTADEREQTFKEMIEIALELS; encoded by the coding sequence ATGAGTGTACATATAGCAGCAAAAAAAGGAGAAATAGCAGAAACAGTTTTACTACCAGGAGATCCTATGAGAGCAAAATGGATTGCAGATACTTTTCTAAAAGATATTGTTCAATACAATGATGTTCGTGGAATGTTAGGTTTTACAGGGACTTATAATGGAAATAAAATATCAGTTCAAGGTACAGGGATGGGAATTCCATCAACATTAATTTATTGTACAGAATTGATTGTGGATTATGGAGTAAAAAACTTAATTAGAGTTGGTTCTGCAGGTTCTTATCAAAAAGATGTAAAAATTAGAGATATTGTTTTAGCAATGGCAGCTTCAACTAATTCTGGGTTGAATACAATTCGTTTTAACGGAGCAGATTTTGCACCAACAGCAAGTTTTAAATTATTTCAAAAAGCAATTGAAGTTGCAAAAGAGAAAAATATTTCTATAAAAGCTGGAGGAATCTTAAGTTCTGATGAATTTTATGCTGATGAGTTTGAAAGTTATAAAAAATGGGCAGATTATGGTGTATTGTGTGTAGAGATGGAAACAGCAGGTTTGTATACCGTTGCTGCAAAACACAATGTAAATGCATTGTCTATTCTAACTATTTCTGATAGTTTAGTTACTAAAGAAAGAACTACTGCAGACGAAAGAGAACAGACTTTTAAAGAAATGATAGAAATTGCTTTAGAGCTTTCTTAA
- a CDS encoding AraC family ligand binding domain-containing protein, protein MKVASFLENIRYNSDKPALSLLLDTDFSKEIRIVFKKGQVMEDHQAPFAIIVQVIKGCIDFGVNNEFEKLNDGDIISLKPHEVHNLTAMEDSVVRLTLSKTDSVKRVKKAISDN, encoded by the coding sequence ATGAAAGTAGCTTCGTTTTTAGAAAATATTAGATACAATTCAGATAAACCAGCTTTGTCATTATTATTAGATACAGATTTTTCTAAAGAAATACGAATTGTATTTAAAAAAGGTCAAGTAATGGAAGATCACCAAGCACCATTTGCAATTATTGTTCAAGTAATTAAAGGGTGTATTGATTTTGGTGTAAACAATGAATTTGAGAAATTAAATGATGGAGATATAATTTCATTAAAACCACATGAAGTTCATAATCTTACAGCAATGGAAGATAGTGTTGTGAGATTAACTTTATCAAAAACTGATAGTGTAAAAAGGGTTAAAAAAGCCATTTCAGATAATTAA
- a CDS encoding heavy metal translocating P-type ATPase: MKSTQCYHCGDSCDGNLIKFDDKSFCCNGCKTVYEIFSDNDLTCYYNFEDNPGAIPTEIQGNYDFLDNLDIVDKLLDFNDGNTQIVTLYIPHIHCSSCIWVLENLHKLNPKVSSSQVDFPKKKVRITYNSDETSLKEIVLLMSSIGYEPYISLEDYDSGKKAVDRSLIYKLGIAGFAFGNVMFLSFPEYFQVDGFWIENYKNIFRWLMFTFSLPVVFYAGQSYFISAYKGLRSKILNIDVPIALGIAVLFIRSTVEIIFDLGTGFFDSLTGLVFFLLLGKFFQQKTYNFLSFERDYKSYFPIAVTRISSNQQEENIQIYDIEKGDRLLIRNQELIPVDGILINGNAEIDYSFVTGEAEPVAKKSGDKLFAGGKQLSGILEMEVLASVSQSYLTQLWSNDVFQKDKKSNFKTITDTISQNFTIVVLLIAFTSTTFWFFFDASKALNVFTAVLIIACPCAIALAAPFTLGNMLRIFGKKKFYLKNATVVEQLAAIDTIIFDKTGTLTTHKEDTISYDGIQLNKEEKSLLKSSLRASNHPLSRTLYSTFDDVEVFTLSDYNELVGKGIQVTYNDTSLKLGSSSFVKNNDQKSTLDTSVYISFNDVYKGKFVFKNSYREGVKLLFNSLKNDYNLAVVSGDNEGERVYLEENLPEGTDLLFNQKPEDKLEVIANLQKDNKKVAMIGDGLNDAGALAQSDVGIALSENINVFSPACDGILDASEFNKIGTYIKASKKAIQIIKYSFILSLCYNVVGLYFATTGQLEPVIAAILMPLSSISIVVFTTISTNILGKKIK; encoded by the coding sequence ATGAAATCTACACAATGTTATCACTGTGGTGATTCTTGTGATGGTAATTTAATTAAATTTGATGATAAATCATTCTGTTGTAACGGTTGTAAAACAGTATACGAGATTTTTTCGGATAACGACTTAACTTGCTATTACAATTTTGAGGATAATCCTGGGGCAATACCTACTGAAATTCAAGGAAATTATGACTTCTTGGACAACTTAGATATTGTAGATAAACTGCTCGATTTTAATGATGGAAACACACAAATTGTAACATTATATATTCCACATATTCACTGTAGTTCTTGTATTTGGGTTTTAGAAAACTTACATAAGTTGAACCCAAAAGTATCATCATCTCAAGTTGATTTTCCAAAGAAAAAAGTAAGAATCACTTATAACTCTGATGAAACTTCATTAAAAGAGATTGTTCTTTTAATGAGTTCTATAGGATATGAGCCTTATATTAGTTTAGAAGATTATGATAGTGGCAAAAAAGCAGTTGATAGAAGCTTAATTTACAAATTAGGAATTGCTGGTTTTGCTTTTGGAAATGTTATGTTTTTGTCATTTCCAGAATACTTTCAAGTTGATGGTTTTTGGATTGAAAACTACAAAAACATCTTTAGATGGCTGATGTTTACCTTTTCTCTTCCTGTGGTTTTTTATGCAGGACAAAGTTACTTTATATCTGCTTATAAAGGTTTACGTTCTAAAATATTAAATATAGATGTTCCTATCGCACTTGGTATTGCTGTGTTATTTATAAGAAGTACTGTAGAAATTATTTTTGATTTAGGAACTGGCTTTTTCGATAGTTTAACTGGTTTGGTTTTCTTTTTATTATTGGGTAAATTTTTTCAGCAAAAAACATATAACTTCTTGTCTTTTGAGCGAGATTATAAATCTTATTTTCCAATTGCTGTTACTCGAATTTCTTCAAATCAGCAAGAAGAAAATATACAGATTTATGACATTGAGAAAGGAGATAGGTTACTTATTAGAAATCAAGAATTAATTCCTGTTGATGGAATTTTAATAAACGGAAATGCAGAAATAGATTATAGTTTTGTTACTGGTGAAGCAGAACCTGTAGCAAAAAAATCTGGTGATAAACTTTTTGCTGGAGGAAAGCAACTTTCAGGAATTCTAGAAATGGAGGTTTTAGCTTCTGTTTCTCAAAGTTATTTAACTCAGTTATGGAGTAATGATGTGTTTCAGAAAGATAAAAAATCTAACTTTAAAACGATTACAGATACTATAAGTCAGAATTTTACAATTGTTGTTTTGTTAATTGCTTTTACCTCAACTACTTTCTGGTTTTTTTTTGATGCTAGTAAGGCGTTAAATGTTTTTACAGCAGTTTTAATTATTGCATGTCCATGCGCTATAGCATTGGCCGCACCTTTTACTTTGGGTAATATGTTACGCATTTTTGGTAAGAAGAAGTTTTATTTAAAAAATGCAACAGTTGTAGAACAATTAGCAGCTATTGATACTATTATTTTTGATAAAACAGGAACACTAACAACTCATAAAGAAGATACCATTTCTTATGATGGAATTCAATTAAATAAGGAAGAGAAAAGCTTATTGAAAAGTTCGCTAAGAGCTTCTAATCATCCATTAAGTAGGACCTTGTATAGTACTTTTGATGATGTAGAAGTTTTTACTCTTTCAGATTATAATGAATTAGTTGGTAAAGGAATTCAAGTAACTTATAATGACACAAGTTTAAAGTTAGGTTCATCATCTTTTGTGAAAAATAATGATCAAAAATCTACTTTAGATACATCAGTTTATATCAGTTTTAATGATGTGTATAAAGGGAAGTTTGTATTTAAAAATTCATATAGAGAAGGAGTAAAACTATTATTTAATTCTTTGAAAAATGATTATAATTTAGCTGTTGTTTCTGGCGATAATGAAGGTGAAAGAGTCTATTTAGAAGAGAATTTACCTGAAGGTACAGATTTGCTTTTTAATCAAAAACCAGAAGATAAATTAGAAGTCATTGCGAATCTTCAAAAAGATAATAAAAAAGTTGCCATGATTGGTGATGGTTTAAATGATGCAGGTGCTTTAGCTCAAAGTGATGTTGGTATTGCTTTATCAGAAAACATTAATGTATTTTCTCCTGCTTGTGATGGAATTTTAGATGCATCAGAATTTAATAAAATAGGAACCTACATAAAAGCATCAAAAAAAGCAATTCAAATAATTAAGTATAGTTTTATATTGTCTTTGTGTTATAATGTAGTTGGGTTGTATTTTGCAACAACAGGTCAGTTAGAGCCAGTAATAGCAGCGATCCTGATGCCTTTAAGTTCTATAAGTATAGTGGTTTTTACAACAATTTCTACAAATATATTAGGTAAAAAAATAAAATAA
- a CDS encoding Crp/Fnr family transcriptional regulator: protein MSKCEQCIIRQLNSLKHLSKEEIVKMSNCKTSKIIKKGEAIFNEGERLKGIFCIKDGVCKVSKMSENGRNQIISLVTRGDLLGERSLISDEASNLKAVALNDMEVCFIPKEEIIKDLEKNPAFSMSVLKDMANTIKLADNVIVDMAQKTVKQRLAETLLNLHTKFGTNKENTINVNLSREDIANIIGTATESAIRLLSDLKKKKIIEFKGKDISILNRSELDKIAQGF, encoded by the coding sequence ATGAGTAAATGTGAGCAATGTATTATTCGTCAACTAAATTCTCTTAAACATTTAAGTAAAGAGGAAATAGTAAAGATGTCTAATTGTAAAACATCAAAAATTATTAAAAAAGGAGAAGCTATTTTTAACGAAGGAGAACGTTTAAAAGGTATCTTTTGTATTAAAGATGGTGTTTGTAAGGTTTCTAAAATGAGTGAAAACGGTAGAAACCAAATTATTAGTTTAGTTACCCGAGGTGATTTATTAGGTGAAAGAAGTTTAATTTCTGATGAAGCTTCTAATCTTAAAGCAGTAGCATTAAATGATATGGAAGTATGTTTCATACCAAAAGAAGAAATCATTAAAGATTTAGAAAAAAACCCAGCTTTTTCAATGAGTGTTTTGAAAGACATGGCGAATACTATAAAACTAGCTGACAATGTAATCGTTGATATGGCACAAAAAACGGTAAAACAACGTTTAGCTGAAACACTTTTAAATTTACATACTAAGTTTGGTACAAATAAAGAAAATACGATCAATGTAAACCTTTCTAGAGAAGATATTGCTAACATTATAGGTACAGCTACTGAATCTGCTATTCGTTTACTTTCCGATTTAAAGAAGAAAAAAATCATTGAATTTAAAGGAAAAGATATATCAATTCTTAACAGAAGTGAATTAGATAAAATAGCACAAGGATTTTAA